A portion of the Pseudoalteromonas galatheae genome contains these proteins:
- a CDS encoding metalloregulator ArsR/SmtB family transcription factor, whose translation MMQLSPLQFYKSLADEIRLKTLAMLMLEGELCVCELMVALEQDSQPKVSRHLAQLKKAEIVCDRKQKQWVFYSINPRLQPWMKAVIEATVVNQPEYIEVELGRLNMMGERPTRMVACCN comes from the coding sequence ATGATGCAGCTTTCACCTCTTCAATTTTATAAATCTTTAGCAGATGAGATCCGCTTAAAAACGCTTGCCATGCTAATGCTAGAAGGTGAGTTATGTGTTTGCGAGCTAATGGTCGCGCTTGAACAAGATAGCCAACCCAAAGTTTCACGACATTTGGCTCAGCTTAAGAAAGCAGAGATCGTGTGTGATCGTAAGCAAAAGCAATGGGTATTTTATTCCATAAACCCAAGGCTGCAGCCATGGATGAAAGCGGTGATAGAAGCAACCGTGGTTAATCAACCAGAATACATTGAGGTAGAGTTGGGAAGACTCAACATGATGGGTGAGCGCCCAACACGTATGGTGGCTTGCTGTAACTAA
- a CDS encoding S66 family peptidase yields the protein MMKYPKPLKAGSKIAITAFSAGVPAAMHARLDNALDYLAQQGFELVVGECLRDNHNYVSADVKTRANELMGYLLDDTIDAIMPPWGGAIAMDLLTLLDWEKLAHAPPKWLIGFSDVSTLLSAVTCKLGWASVHATNLMQLNVHQQDALTVGLFNHLRRAPNDSFTQFPSTHFEAEPLNFVDFPDAGFNLSATTQWRILANGNHRQQFAGRLLGGCLDIHMLLAGTEYFDLDAFSQTHPDESIILYFENGEMPPAAYYRALQSIKLRGWFSKVAGVLIGRNPEPLAKDSDWTHLDALQNVFTGFDFPVLYDVDIGHQAPNLTLINGAYAEVTVGDTFSITQTLI from the coding sequence ATGATGAAGTATCCCAAACCGTTGAAAGCGGGCAGTAAAATTGCGATCACGGCATTCTCAGCGGGCGTACCTGCTGCTATGCACGCGAGATTAGACAACGCTTTGGATTATCTCGCGCAACAAGGTTTTGAACTCGTGGTTGGTGAATGCCTGCGAGATAACCACAACTACGTTAGCGCAGATGTCAAAACCCGTGCTAATGAGCTTATGGGATATTTACTCGATGACACAATAGACGCGATTATGCCGCCATGGGGCGGTGCAATTGCAATGGATTTACTGACATTACTTGATTGGGAAAAGTTGGCGCATGCTCCGCCAAAATGGCTCATTGGTTTCTCTGATGTCAGCACTTTGCTGAGCGCAGTGACTTGCAAACTAGGCTGGGCAAGTGTGCATGCAACTAACCTTATGCAATTAAATGTCCATCAACAAGACGCGTTAACGGTTGGACTTTTTAACCATTTGAGGCGTGCGCCTAATGACTCTTTTACGCAGTTTCCCTCGACACATTTTGAAGCTGAGCCACTCAATTTTGTTGATTTTCCCGATGCTGGATTTAACTTGTCCGCGACCACTCAATGGCGTATTTTGGCCAATGGAAATCATCGGCAGCAGTTTGCTGGTCGATTATTAGGCGGCTGTTTGGATATTCACATGTTATTGGCTGGTACGGAATATTTTGATCTGGACGCTTTTTCACAGACGCATCCTGATGAGTCGATTATCTTATATTTTGAAAATGGCGAAATGCCGCCAGCGGCATACTATCGTGCGCTGCAAAGTATTAAATTACGAGGTTGGTTTTCGAAAGTCGCTGGAGTTTTGATTGGTCGAAATCCAGAGCCACTAGCAAAAGATAGCGACTGGACGCACCTAGATGCATTGCAAAACGTCTTTACTGGTTTTGATTTCCCAGTGCTATACGATGTAGATATTGGCCATCAAGCGCCGAATTTAACGCTGATTAACGGCGCTTATGCCGAAGTGACAGTTGGCGATACCTTTTCAATTACACAGACATTAATATGA
- a CDS encoding bile acid:sodium symporter family protein, with translation MTKIVQLFPLWAIICSVIAYLFPTLFSAFKSGIIPLLMLIMLTMGLTLTTKDFLRVLDNKKAIFVSVLLQFTVMPSVAYLIATTMSLETDLLIGMILVGTVAGGTASNVLCYLAKGDVALSISMTAISTLLGVFLTPLITTLMIGQVVDIQFSDMLISLLKIVLLPVTVGVAFNTLFAKPLTHSVIKTTPILPLLSMLSIVFIIAVIVALNQPKLQSIGLVMLVAVILHNTTGLLLGYFIPKQLGFDEKVCRTMAFEVGMQNSGLAVALAMKFFTPAAAVAGTLFSIWHNVSGSILAGIWRRSATSSSDNNKA, from the coding sequence ATGACAAAAATCGTACAACTATTCCCTCTTTGGGCCATTATTTGCTCAGTAATAGCGTATCTTTTCCCAACTCTATTTAGCGCATTTAAAAGCGGCATTATTCCGTTATTAATGTTGATCATGCTGACAATGGGTTTAACCCTCACTACAAAAGACTTTTTACGCGTACTCGACAACAAAAAAGCCATTTTCGTCAGCGTGCTGCTTCAATTTACAGTGATGCCAAGTGTTGCCTACTTGATTGCCACCACAATGAGCCTAGAAACTGACTTATTAATTGGTATGATTTTAGTGGGCACGGTTGCTGGCGGCACAGCTAGTAACGTTTTGTGTTATCTCGCCAAAGGAGATGTTGCGTTATCGATTTCTATGACCGCGATTAGTACTTTACTCGGCGTGTTCTTAACACCACTAATTACCACATTGATGATTGGCCAAGTGGTTGATATTCAGTTTTCTGATATGTTGATCAGCCTGCTAAAAATTGTACTACTTCCGGTGACTGTGGGCGTTGCTTTCAATACCTTGTTTGCCAAACCACTAACGCACTCTGTTATCAAAACAACTCCGATACTGCCTTTACTTTCAATGCTTTCAATCGTTTTTATCATTGCGGTGATCGTTGCTCTTAATCAACCTAAACTTCAAAGCATTGGGCTCGTTATGCTGGTTGCCGTGATCCTGCACAATACTACAGGGCTACTTTTGGGTTATTTCATTCCAAAACAGCTCGGTTTTGACGAGAAGGTATGTCGCACCATGGCCTTTGAGGTGGGTATGCAAAACTCGGGGCTTGCTGTTGCGCTTGCTATGAAGTTCTTTACTCCTGCAGCGGCCGTAGCAGGCACCCTATTTTCTATTTGGCATAATGTAAGCGGCTCGATATTAGCAGGAATATGGCGAAGAAGCGCCACCAGCTCATCTGATAACAATAAAGCCTAA
- a CDS encoding EamA family transporter, with amino-acid sequence MPLLWVVTLLWAFSFSLIGVYLAGQVDAWFSALSRTLLAAIVFIPFLKLSSVNKELIIKLMAIGAVQIGLMYGFYYHSFLYLSVPEVLLFTVMTPIYITALNDLLNRSFNATFLLSALIAIVGAITIRFTELTSDYLFGLLLVQGANLCFAIGQVSYKRLSNHYQLVHHQSFGFFFIGASLVLTIGFMLFGNPQQLPSDNLQWGILIYLGLIASGVGYYVWNLGLTRVSVGELAVMNNVLIPAGIIVNLLIWNREADLVRLGIGSAIIFAALIYSKKES; translated from the coding sequence ATGCCATTACTTTGGGTTGTTACTTTACTTTGGGCGTTCTCGTTTTCGTTGATTGGTGTCTATCTGGCAGGTCAGGTCGATGCTTGGTTTAGCGCTTTGTCCAGAACCTTACTTGCAGCGATTGTGTTTATTCCATTTTTGAAATTGAGTTCAGTGAATAAAGAGTTGATAATCAAGCTGATGGCAATAGGTGCAGTACAGATTGGTCTGATGTATGGCTTTTACTATCATTCCTTTTTATACCTAAGCGTACCTGAAGTGTTGCTATTCACTGTGATGACACCCATCTATATTACTGCACTCAATGACTTACTAAACCGCTCGTTCAACGCCACTTTCTTGCTGTCTGCACTCATTGCTATTGTTGGTGCAATCACCATTAGATTTACTGAGCTTACTAGCGACTACCTTTTTGGCTTGCTATTAGTTCAAGGTGCAAATCTTTGCTTTGCAATCGGCCAAGTAAGTTACAAACGCTTAAGTAACCATTACCAGCTGGTACACCATCAAAGCTTCGGTTTTTTCTTTATTGGCGCCTCTTTAGTGCTCACCATTGGATTTATGCTATTCGGCAATCCTCAGCAACTCCCAAGTGATAATCTACAATGGGGAATACTGATTTATTTAGGCTTGATTGCTTCAGGCGTAGGGTATTACGTCTGGAACTTAGGACTGACCCGCGTCTCGGTGGGTGAACTCGCAGTAATGAACAATGTGCTGATCCCAGCTGGGATTATTGTCAATTTGCTGATTTGGAACCGAGAAGCAGACCTAGTTCGCCTGGGTATTGGCAGTGCCATTATTTTTGCGGCGCTTATCTATAGTAAAAAAGAGAGCTAA
- a CDS encoding GNAT family N-acetyltransferase, with amino-acid sequence MNLEYKVGSIDDLLAIEIQIPEFATPREREEVVDKLRDKQHLLLVAYAQGKPVGYKLGHELPNNEFYSWLGAVIPEYRGKGIAKQLLVMQETWCKAQGYSAIRVKSRNLFKNMLLMLISRDYQIVKCEQINGSSDCKIHFYKQLQ; translated from the coding sequence ATGAATCTAGAATATAAAGTCGGCTCGATAGATGACCTCCTCGCAATAGAAATCCAAATTCCTGAATTTGCTACGCCAAGAGAGCGTGAGGAAGTCGTAGATAAACTGCGAGATAAACAGCACTTGTTGCTGGTGGCGTACGCTCAAGGCAAGCCTGTAGGGTATAAGCTAGGTCACGAATTACCAAATAACGAGTTTTATAGCTGGTTAGGCGCGGTCATCCCCGAATATCGCGGCAAAGGTATTGCCAAGCAGCTGTTGGTGATGCAAGAAACTTGGTGCAAAGCGCAAGGCTATAGCGCCATTAGAGTAAAGTCGAGAAACCTATTCAAAAACATGCTATTGATGCTAATAAGCCGCGATTACCAGATTGTAAAATGTGAACAAATCAACGGCTCATCGGATTGCAAAATTCACTTTTATAAGCAATTACAATAA
- a CDS encoding potassium channel family protein: MAQFVVIGLGRFGFAACLELKRLGNKVIGVDSRERVVNQVVEHIDYATSLDATDETALRQLDITRSKAVLVAIGENLEASILCVLSLKNLGVEQIWVKASSEAHHTILSRLGVTRVIHPEEEMGIKVAQALNYPMVNQYMQLGHGFYMVEVIVNKLSCGQSLATLLKRAKGEIKAVLVQRGKTCYTNPAETFLINEDDKVILNGQLKALNSIALKLEA; encoded by the coding sequence ATGGCACAATTTGTAGTTATTGGTTTAGGTCGATTTGGTTTTGCGGCTTGTTTGGAATTAAAACGACTTGGTAATAAAGTGATAGGGGTAGATAGTCGCGAACGTGTGGTGAACCAAGTTGTTGAGCATATTGATTATGCCACCTCTTTGGATGCGACCGATGAAACGGCATTACGCCAGCTAGATATTACGAGAAGCAAAGCGGTACTGGTCGCCATTGGTGAAAACCTAGAAGCTAGCATTTTATGTGTGCTTTCGTTAAAGAACTTAGGCGTTGAGCAAATTTGGGTTAAGGCCAGCTCAGAAGCGCATCATACAATTTTATCTCGTTTAGGCGTAACACGTGTGATCCACCCTGAAGAAGAAATGGGGATCAAGGTTGCACAAGCACTGAATTACCCTATGGTCAATCAATATATGCAGTTGGGACATGGCTTTTATATGGTGGAAGTCATCGTGAATAAATTAAGCTGCGGGCAGTCTTTGGCAACCCTATTAAAGCGTGCAAAAGGCGAAATCAAGGCTGTGTTAGTGCAGCGCGGTAAAACGTGTTATACCAATCCGGCAGAGACATTTTTGATCAACGAAGATGATAAAGTGATCCTCAACGGTCAGTTAAAAGCGTTAAATTCTATCGCGCTAAAACTGGAGGCGTAA
- a CDS encoding ArsJ-associated glyceraldehyde-3-phosphate dehydrogenase, protein MTIKVGINGFGRMGRLALRASFDWPEIEFVQINDPAGNAETLAHLLEFDSVHGKWAHAVSHQDDHIIIAGHQLSVTQNKDIADTDWSQCDVVIEASGKMKTKALLQQYLDQGVKRVVVTAPVKEDGVLNIVMGVNEHIYDEQPHEIVTAASCTTNCLAPVVKVLQDKIGIKHGSMTTIHDITNTQTILDAPHKDLRRARACGMSLIPTTTGSATAITHIFPELKGKLNGHAVRIPLANASLTDCVFEVERPTTVEEINHWMEQAAATELKGILGYESRPLVSIDYKTDPRSSIVDALSTMVVNGTQVKLYVWYDNEWGYANRTAELVRKVGLSLGE, encoded by the coding sequence ATGACGATTAAAGTAGGGATCAATGGATTTGGTAGAATGGGACGTTTGGCGCTTCGCGCGAGCTTTGACTGGCCTGAAATCGAGTTTGTACAAATTAACGATCCTGCGGGCAACGCCGAGACACTTGCCCATTTATTGGAGTTTGACTCGGTGCATGGCAAGTGGGCACACGCAGTTTCTCATCAAGATGACCATATCATAATAGCTGGTCATCAGTTATCGGTAACCCAAAATAAAGACATTGCTGATACTGACTGGTCACAATGCGATGTAGTTATAGAAGCCTCTGGTAAAATGAAAACCAAAGCTCTACTACAACAATATTTAGATCAGGGTGTTAAAAGGGTTGTCGTTACTGCACCAGTCAAAGAAGACGGCGTGCTAAATATAGTGATGGGTGTGAATGAGCATATTTATGATGAACAGCCACATGAAATAGTGACTGCAGCATCTTGTACTACAAACTGTTTAGCACCTGTTGTTAAAGTACTACAAGACAAAATAGGTATTAAGCATGGCTCAATGACCACAATCCATGATATCACCAATACGCAAACCATTTTGGATGCGCCACATAAGGATTTACGCCGCGCGAGAGCCTGTGGCATGAGTTTAATTCCGACAACAACTGGTTCAGCGACTGCAATCACCCATATTTTTCCAGAATTAAAAGGTAAGTTAAATGGCCACGCTGTTCGTATCCCATTGGCGAATGCATCCTTAACAGACTGTGTGTTCGAGGTCGAACGGCCAACCACAGTAGAAGAGATTAATCACTGGATGGAGCAAGCTGCTGCTACTGAGCTTAAAGGAATTTTAGGATATGAATCACGGCCTTTAGTTTCTATCGATTATAAAACAGATCCGCGCTCTAGCATCGTGGATGCTTTGTCGACCATGGTGGTTAATGGTACTCAGGTTAAATTATACGTGTGGTATGACAACGAGTGGGGTTATGCAAATCGTACCGCGGAATTAGTACGCAAAGTTGGTTTATCGTTAGGCGAATAA
- a CDS encoding response regulator gives MTHTILLIDDEEEIRRFIRLALKAEGLNYVEASTGKEAMLVLKGELPDLVILDLGLPDFDGYSILKKIRETSKLPVLILTARDQEAEKIKLLEGGANDYLTKPFSIKELLVRVKVLLRDLVPNKRLLAIDYGKLMIDLQKHQVIMDNAPLALSKKEFALLSMLAQRAQELVSQQTLLKQIWGESHVEDSHYLRIVVSQLRKKLSDDAATPKIIETEPGVGYRFLLLPLNKHFS, from the coding sequence ATGACCCACACCATTCTATTGATTGACGATGAAGAAGAGATCCGTCGTTTTATCCGCTTAGCATTAAAAGCTGAAGGGCTTAATTATGTGGAAGCCAGCACCGGGAAGGAAGCCATGTTGGTGCTAAAAGGTGAGCTGCCAGACTTGGTGATCTTAGATCTTGGGCTACCTGATTTTGATGGGTATAGCATTTTGAAGAAGATCCGAGAAACCAGCAAGCTACCTGTATTGATCTTAACTGCACGAGATCAAGAGGCCGAGAAGATTAAACTGCTGGAGGGCGGCGCAAACGACTACCTGACGAAGCCTTTTAGCATCAAAGAGCTGTTGGTACGCGTCAAAGTGCTATTACGAGATTTAGTACCGAACAAACGCTTGCTTGCCATTGACTACGGCAAGTTGATGATAGATTTACAAAAGCATCAAGTCATTATGGATAACGCACCATTAGCACTGTCGAAAAAGGAATTTGCACTACTTAGTATGCTTGCACAAAGAGCACAAGAGTTAGTCAGTCAGCAAACCTTATTAAAGCAAATTTGGGGCGAAAGCCATGTCGAAGATAGTCATTATTTACGGATTGTGGTCAGCCAGTTACGTAAGAAACTCAGTGACGATGCTGCTACACCAAAAATCATAGAAACTGAGCCTGGGGTTGGTTATCGGTTTTTACTTTTACCACTCAATAAGCATTTCTCGTAA
- a CDS encoding FeoA family protein: MTLDKLSKNSAATITSLTHPDTALLSRIMALGIIPGEQIKVINVAPLGCPIQVKIGDTFVSVRKADAQFVEIEVL; this comes from the coding sequence ATGACATTAGATAAACTTTCCAAAAATAGCGCAGCAACCATCACTTCTCTTACCCATCCAGATACTGCGTTATTAAGTCGAATAATGGCACTTGGAATTATTCCCGGTGAGCAAATAAAAGTCATTAACGTCGCACCACTTGGATGCCCGATACAAGTGAAAATTGGCGATACCTTTGTGAGCGTGCGTAAGGCCGACGCACAGTTCGTTGAAATTGAAGTTTTATAG
- the arsJ gene encoding organoarsenical effux MFS transporter ArsJ, translating into MQLSTLPQDIKQYLIVTGNYWAFTLTDGALRMLVVLYFHQLGYNPLEIAMLFLFYEIFGVVTNLIGGWLGARIGLNRTMNIGLGLQIAALLMLVVPTHWLSVPYVMTVQALSGIAKDLNKMSAKSAIKAIVKSGEEGTLFKWVAILTGSKNALKGVGFFLGGLLLTLLGFTGAMWLMAIMLLLVWLFSLISLKSDLGKAKSKPKFSDVFSKSRAINILSAARLFLFAARDVWFVVALPVFLSQQFGWDHWWVGGFMATWVIGYGIVQSTTPRFISRDKFASTPSKVSGWALYLAAIPLLIAISLQAQLWTSLAVVVGLLLFGIVFAINSSLHSYLIVSLADSDGVSLDVGFYYMANAIGRLIGTVLSGWIFLEYGLAACLVVSSILLLLAGIISRRLPS; encoded by the coding sequence ATGCAGCTGAGCACCTTACCTCAAGATATCAAGCAATACCTTATTGTGACAGGTAACTATTGGGCGTTCACCTTGACTGATGGTGCGCTCAGAATGTTGGTGGTACTTTACTTTCATCAATTGGGTTATAACCCGCTTGAAATCGCCATGCTATTTCTCTTTTATGAAATTTTTGGTGTTGTCACCAATTTAATTGGAGGCTGGCTTGGTGCACGTATTGGCTTAAACCGCACTATGAATATTGGCTTAGGCTTACAAATAGCTGCATTATTGATGTTAGTTGTACCAACGCACTGGCTAAGCGTACCTTACGTTATGACCGTGCAGGCGCTTTCTGGTATCGCGAAAGATCTTAATAAAATGAGTGCCAAAAGTGCGATAAAGGCCATTGTAAAATCGGGTGAAGAAGGCACGCTATTTAAGTGGGTTGCAATACTTACCGGCTCTAAAAATGCACTAAAAGGCGTCGGATTTTTTCTTGGGGGGTTGTTGCTTACCTTACTTGGATTTACCGGCGCGATGTGGTTGATGGCAATCATGTTGCTATTAGTTTGGCTATTTAGCCTGATCAGCTTAAAAAGCGATTTAGGTAAGGCTAAAAGTAAACCCAAATTTAGTGATGTATTTTCAAAAAGCCGAGCAATTAATATTTTGTCTGCTGCGCGATTGTTTTTATTTGCCGCGCGGGATGTTTGGTTTGTGGTTGCGCTTCCGGTCTTTTTATCACAGCAGTTCGGTTGGGATCATTGGTGGGTTGGTGGTTTTATGGCTACTTGGGTTATCGGTTATGGCATCGTGCAATCAACAACACCTAGATTTATTAGTCGTGATAAGTTTGCATCAACACCAAGTAAAGTCAGTGGATGGGCGTTATATTTAGCGGCTATTCCGCTGTTGATTGCTATCTCACTTCAAGCACAGCTCTGGACAAGCTTAGCGGTAGTCGTTGGACTTTTGCTCTTTGGCATTGTGTTTGCTATCAATTCATCCCTTCATAGTTACCTTATTGTAAGTTTGGCTGATAGTGATGGAGTGTCACTTGATGTTGGCTTTTATTATATGGCGAACGCTATTGGGCGACTAATTGGTACAGTACTATCAGGTTGGATCTTTTTGGAGTATGGCTTGGCGGCTTGTTTGGTAGTATCAAGCATACTGTTGTTGTTGGCAGGAATAATTTCTCGACGATTACCGAGTTAG
- a CDS encoding TrkH family potassium uptake protein: MKTWSPHYFPYSNSKLKARKKPLRLSPPAVLFIGFCGLIALGTMLLLLPIAHTQDIKVMQALFTATSAVTVTGLAVLSTPNDFTTFGHLVIACLIQIGGLGFMTITVVVLRGMGQQMDISKQLIAKESFGVDRFDQLVDTAKCVLVYALIIESIGFTILLAHWYQTLPLGDAIMQSFFYTISAFNNAGFALHDDSLTSFRGDWVVNLVISGLFVIGGLGFVVLMDIVKRRRWSRFGSATKLVLIATAVLNVLAFSLFWLFEANNPETLGNLPLSEQVITAWMQAVTPRTAGFNSVDFALVNDESTVLTIWLMIIGGGSMSTASGLKITTVVVLLMATYAYLRRRGQVAIGHRQISPETVFKALSLTVVYFFTVMLATLILTITEQANLTDITFEAVSALGTVGLSRGITGSLSEPGEAVIIFLMLIGRLGPLTFLYLIARPKRENLKYAKAEIQVG; this comes from the coding sequence ATGAAAACATGGAGCCCCCATTATTTCCCCTATTCAAATAGTAAGCTCAAAGCCCGCAAAAAGCCGCTGAGGCTAAGTCCCCCTGCAGTTCTGTTTATAGGGTTTTGTGGGCTGATAGCTTTAGGTACTATGTTGCTGCTACTACCGATAGCACACACCCAAGACATCAAAGTGATGCAAGCGCTATTTACTGCAACTTCCGCGGTAACGGTAACAGGGCTTGCCGTATTGAGTACGCCAAATGATTTTACTACCTTTGGTCATCTCGTAATTGCCTGTCTTATTCAAATCGGTGGACTTGGTTTTATGACCATTACGGTTGTAGTGCTGCGGGGGATGGGGCAGCAAATGGACATTAGTAAACAACTGATCGCAAAAGAAAGTTTTGGCGTTGATCGGTTTGACCAGTTGGTTGATACAGCCAAATGCGTGTTAGTTTATGCACTGATCATCGAATCGATTGGGTTTACCATTTTACTTGCTCATTGGTATCAAACGCTACCGCTGGGTGATGCGATAATGCAAAGCTTCTTCTACACCATTTCGGCTTTTAACAATGCGGGATTTGCACTGCATGATGACAGCCTAACCAGTTTTCGTGGTGATTGGGTCGTTAATCTTGTGATATCGGGGTTATTTGTGATTGGCGGACTTGGATTTGTGGTGCTGATGGATATAGTGAAAAGACGCCGTTGGAGCCGGTTTGGATCTGCCACTAAGTTAGTGTTGATAGCAACTGCGGTGTTAAATGTGCTGGCATTTAGCTTATTTTGGCTTTTTGAAGCAAATAACCCAGAGACCCTTGGAAATTTACCATTGTCTGAGCAAGTGATCACTGCATGGATGCAAGCCGTGACGCCACGTACAGCGGGCTTTAATAGTGTTGACTTTGCGTTGGTAAATGATGAAAGTACCGTGCTGACCATTTGGTTAATGATAATAGGCGGCGGCTCTATGAGTACGGCCAGTGGTCTTAAAATAACCACGGTTGTGGTGCTATTAATGGCAACTTACGCTTATCTTAGACGCCGGGGACAAGTTGCTATCGGACACAGACAAATTTCGCCTGAAACGGTATTTAAGGCGCTTAGCCTCACCGTGGTGTACTTTTTTACTGTGATGCTCGCAACCCTTATTTTGACGATCACCGAGCAGGCAAATTTAACGGATATCACGTTTGAAGCGGTGTCGGCGTTAGGCACGGTTGGCTTGTCTCGAGGGATCACCGGCTCATTGTCCGAACCCGGTGAAGCGGTAATCATCTTTTTAATGCTGATTGGGCGCTTGGGGCCGTTAACCTTTTTATACTTAATCGCTCGCCCGAAACGAGAGAATTTAAAGTATGCAAAAGCGGAAATTCAGGTAGGATAA
- a CDS encoding sensor histidine kinase, with amino-acid sequence MFSENGFIAKNEYLVSLLVLLLTSAFAVILDSLLHSAISVLLVLQLGVVVVSLIAKRWMALGVAIASSLVFNFFITEPRYTLHMNNTEDVVNLVVFIAVALATSYLSSYIKEQKQLLLVANVRSNILLSVSHDLRTPLAAVMGALETLETYRDKLDQDEQNELLGSARSESHRLFRYIENILQATKLQHQGDELSLFKQPTSIDVLIDNVILRLGAPCVSRMPQNVSPILTIQAALIEQALFNLIENAVTFSPDGERVEISFGETQQALLIFIQDNGPGIPVARQKEVFSAFSSFRQSVSKDGGSGLGLSVARGIIRAHGGDIRILPTTQGCTMEVSLPKEEAH; translated from the coding sequence ATGTTTTCTGAGAATGGGTTTATTGCCAAGAACGAGTATCTCGTTAGTTTACTGGTTTTGCTATTAACCAGTGCTTTTGCTGTTATCTTAGACTCGCTGTTACATTCGGCGATCAGTGTACTGTTGGTATTGCAGTTGGGGGTTGTCGTTGTTTCTCTCATCGCAAAACGTTGGATGGCACTGGGAGTGGCGATTGCTAGCAGTCTAGTGTTCAACTTTTTCATCACAGAACCCAGATACACGCTTCATATGAACAATACCGAAGATGTGGTCAATTTAGTGGTATTTATCGCTGTGGCATTAGCTACTAGCTATTTATCGAGTTATATCAAAGAGCAAAAGCAGCTACTTTTAGTCGCAAACGTAAGATCGAATATTTTGTTGTCAGTCTCTCATGATTTACGTACTCCACTTGCGGCGGTGATGGGCGCGCTCGAAACGCTAGAAACCTACCGCGATAAGTTAGACCAAGATGAGCAAAACGAGTTGTTGGGATCGGCACGCTCTGAAAGCCACCGTTTGTTTCGCTATATCGAAAATATCTTGCAAGCCACCAAGTTACAGCATCAGGGAGATGAGCTTTCGCTTTTTAAGCAACCAACATCAATTGATGTATTGATCGATAACGTCATTTTGCGGCTAGGTGCGCCATGCGTCTCGAGAATGCCTCAGAATGTGAGTCCAATTCTCACGATACAAGCTGCACTCATTGAGCAAGCTCTGTTTAACTTAATCGAAAACGCAGTCACTTTTAGTCCCGATGGAGAGCGGGTTGAGATTTCCTTTGGAGAAACGCAGCAAGCGTTGTTGATATTTATTCAGGATAATGGTCCCGGGATCCCCGTCGCTCGACAAAAAGAAGTCTTTAGCGCCTTTAGCTCGTTTCGACAAAGCGTCAGTAAAGACGGTGGCAGTGGCTTAGGGCTGAGTGTGGCGAGAGGTATTATTCGTGCGCACGGCGGTGATATTCGCATTTTGCCGACGACGCAAGGCTGCACAATGGAAGTTAGTTTGCCAAAAGAGGAGGCGCATTGA